The genomic interval GTGGACTGGATGAACAGCAGCGGCAGCAGGTACTCGTTCCAGGCGGCGAGGAAGGTGAAGATCGCCACGACCGACAGGATCGGCCGGCAGATCGGGACCAGGATCTGCCAGAAGAACTGCCAGGAGTTGGCCCCGTCGAGGCGGCCGGCCTCGTACAGCTCGGGCGGCAGTCCGCGAATGTAGTTGCTGCTGACAAGCACCCCGAACGGTATCGAGATCACCGTCAGCGGGATGATCACCGACCAGTAGGTGTCGAGCAGCCCGACCGCCTGGATGACGTAGTACAGCGGGACGACGAGCGCGATCGCGGGCAGGGCGAGCCCGGTCAGGACGACGACGGCGCCGATCCTCGCGCCGCGCGGCCGCAGTACGGCGAAACCGTACGACGCACTGAGGCCGAGATACATGACCAGGACGACGGTCGACACCGACACGATCAGGCTGTTGGCGAAGAACCGCAGGAACGGCGTCGACGACAGCACGACCGTGTAGTTGGTGAATCCCTCGCCGCCCAGGGATTCCTTGACGATGAGCACGAGCGGGACGACGAGGACGGCGAGCGCGATCAGCACGAGGATCTGGCTGAGCACGCGCCCGGGCAGACGCTGGAACTGGAACATGTCGCTACTGGCTTTCGCTGGTCGAGAGGCGGACCTGCAGGATCGAGAAGACGAGCGCGATCAGGACGAGCACGATCGACAGCGCGGCGCCGTACCCGGCGTGGAACTGCGCGATCACCTGCTTGTAGATGTAGCCGGTCAGCACCTGCGTCGTCGTCCCCGGCCCGCCGCCGGTGGTGAGGAACACGAGGTCGAACATCTTCAGCGAGCTGATGAAGCCGAGCACGATCAGCACGAGGTGCGATCCGCGCAGCATCGGTGCGACCACGGTCGTGTTGAGCTGCCAGGTGGTCGCGCCGTCGATGCGCGCGGCCTCGAACAGCCCGCGATCGATCTGCCCGATCGCGGCGTCGTAGATCAGGAAGCTGTAGCCGGTGTACTGCCAGACGTTGATCAGGATGATCGTGCCGAACGCCGTCTTCGGATCGGCCAGCCAGGCCTGGTCGAACCCGTGCAGCCCGAGGCTCTGCAGGAGGTGGTTGAAGCCTCCGTCCGGCGTGAGCAGGATGCGGAACGACGTCGCGACCACCGCGGGCGCGAGGACGACGGGGACGAACACCATTGTCCGCAGCAGGCCGCGCAGCCGCACCTTGGTACGGACGAGGATCGCCAGCGCGAGGCCGAGGGTCAGCTGGATCGCCACCGTCGCTACCGCGAAGGCGAGCGTGGTGCGCAGCGCCTGCCAGAAGATCGGATCCTGCAGGAGCTTCGAGTAGTT from Kribbella sp. NBC_00709 carries:
- a CDS encoding carbohydrate ABC transporter permease; amino-acid sequence: MFQFQRLPGRVLSQILVLIALAVLVVPLVLIVKESLGGEGFTNYTVVLSSTPFLRFFANSLIVSVSTVVLVMYLGLSASYGFAVLRPRGARIGAVVVLTGLALPAIALVVPLYYVIQAVGLLDTYWSVIIPLTVISIPFGVLVSSNYIRGLPPELYEAGRLDGANSWQFFWQILVPICRPILSVVAIFTFLAAWNEYLLPLLFIQSTDLQVLTQVPTYFQSERLVDTPKIFAANILISLPVVVVFVVLQKTFRTGISAGAVK
- a CDS encoding carbohydrate ABC transporter permease; translation: MRDHRRLALPDYLWAAPALILVVGVIHAGIAANAFYSLFDWSGVGSPTDFVGGANYSKLLQDPIFWQALRTTLAFAVATVAIQLTLGLALAILVRTKVRLRGLLRTMVFVPVVLAPAVVATSFRILLTPDGGFNHLLQSLGLHGFDQAWLADPKTAFGTIILINVWQYTGYSFLIYDAAIGQIDRGLFEAARIDGATTWQLNTTVVAPMLRGSHLVLIVLGFISSLKMFDLVFLTTGGGPGTTTQVLTGYIYKQVIAQFHAGYGAALSIVLVLIALVFSILQVRLSTSESQ